The following are encoded together in the Brassica napus cultivar Da-Ae chromosome A9, Da-Ae, whole genome shotgun sequence genome:
- the LOC111212441 gene encoding serine/threonine-protein kinase ZRK4, translating into MDCLMNKSNKKKKKKHSEANQRLRSFQENGKVLLQDLIELCDGKSNPIKTFSANQIIQATDNFHESNHMFRFEFIYRGTLENRPVLIKRATWKLYTSDTIAKICRDITVSSMVSGHKNFLKLLGCCLEFEYPVLVCEYAERIPYNTPNLGMLIKMAKEIAVAVSYLHTAFPRTMVHMDIQPSNIFLDSNGTAKLSGFCLCVSIPEGETFVKVDADRVEGVLDYLEYNYVTSGVVTENTDVFSFGVLLQNLLIGKHGVVERCKGDESLFEYEHSVLNLRVSDRVCKFVEEGRVVEILDPQMLESMGDDETGEQERRQMEAVLMLSLRCTGHKGDVPKMMEVAKELKRIERLT; encoded by the coding sequence ATGGATTGTTTGATGAACAAGtcaaataagaagaagaagaagaaacactcAGAAGCAAATCAACGGCTAAGATCGTTTCAAGAAAACGGTAAGGTGCTCTTACAAGACCTCATCGAGCTTTGCGATGGCAAATCCAATCCAATCAAGACTTTCTCTGCTAACCAAATCATCCAAGCCACCGACAACTTCCACGAGAGCAATCACATGTTTCGCTTCGAGTTTATATACAGAGGTACGCTCGAAAACCGCCCGGTACTAATCAAGAGAGCTACATGGAAATTATACACATCTGATACAATAGCAAAGATCTGTCGTGACATAACCGTCTCGTCCATGGTGAGTGGTCACAAGAACTTTCTCAAGCTGTTAGGATGTTGTCTTGAGTTCGAGTATCCGGTCTTAGTATGTGAGTATGCAGAACGTATACCTTACAATACTCCAAACTTGGGAATGTTAATCAAGATGGCCAAAGAGATTGCTGTTGCGGTTTCTTATCTTCACACTGCGTTTCCAAGGACTATGGTTCATATGGATATACAACCTTCTAACATTTTCTTGGATTCAAACGGAACAGCAAAGCTAAGTGGGTTTTGTCTATGTGTCTCAATCCCAGAAGGAGAGACGTTTGTTAAGGTCGATGCTGATAGAGTAGAAGGAGTTTTAGATTATTTAGAGTACAATTATGTGACGAGTGGTGTAGTCACTGAGAATACTGATGTTTTTAGTTTTGGAGTGTTGTTGCAAAATCTTTTGATAGGAAAGCATGGAGTGGTTGAGCGTTGCAAAGGTGATGAGAGTTTGTTTGAATATGAGCACAGTGTGTTGAATCTGAGGGTTTCAGATAGGGTGTGTAAGTTTGTGGAGGAGGGAAGAGTCGTTGAGATATTGGATCCACAAATGTTGGAAAGTATGGGTGATGATGAAACTGGAGAACAAGAGAGACGGCAAATGGAAGCAGTTCTGATGCTCTCACTTAGATGCACTGGTCATAAAGGTGATGTTCCAAAGATGATGGAAGTGGCAAAAGAACTAAAAAGAATTGAGAGATTGACATAG
- the LOC106368187 gene encoding transcription factor bHLH60 gives MDLTGAFGARSAAVGACREPPGLESLHLGGGDGGFTALLELPPTQAVELLHFTDPSPSSSQAAVAGVGLDVSPPPPPLHAYGALTFPSNAALMERAARFSVMANEQQNGNVSGETTTTSSVPSNSDRVKTEPGETDSSQRLENNRCGIGKRKELDKKVKGSTKKKSKSSEELPYVHVRARRGQATDSHSLAERARREKINARMKLLQELVPGCDKIQGTALVLDEIINHVQSLQRQVEMLSMRLAAVNPRVDFNLDTLLASENCSLIDGSFNGTAMQLAWPHQVTETEQSFHHRQLQLQQPPQPQQWPYDGLNQPAWGREDDQGHGNEHNSLMAVSENLMVGSASLHPNQVKMEL, from the exons ATGGATCTGACCGGAGCCTTCGGAGCTAGATCCGCCGCCGTTGGGGCGTGCCGGGAACCACCAGGGCTCGAATCGCTTCATCTCGGCGGCGGCGACGGTGGTTTCACTGCGTTGCTTGAGCTCCCGCCCACACAAGCCGTGGAGCTTCTCCATTTCACTGATCCCTCGCCCTCTTCTTCTCAGGCGGCCGTCGCCGGAGTCGGTTTAGACGTCTCTCCACCGCCACCACCGCTTCACGCTTACGGAGCATTGACTTTTCCTTCTAACGCAGCCCTCATGGAGCGAGCAGCTCGCTTCTCGGTGATGGCCAATGAGCAGCAAAACGGAAACGTGTCCGGTGAGACTACCACGACGAGCTCGGTGCCTTCTAACTCCGATAGAGTCAAGACCGAGCCTGGTGAGACGGATTCATCTCAGCGGTTGGAGAACAATCGATGTGGCATTGGCAAGAGGAAAGAACTCGACAAGAAG GTGAAAGgctcaacgaagaagaagagcaaaagCTCTGAAGAGCTGCCTTATGTTCACGTTAGAGCTCGCCGTGGTCAAGCAACAGATAGCCATAGCTTAGCTGAACGA GCAAGAAGAGAGAAGATTAATGCACGGATGAAGCTGCTACAGGAACTGGTCCCAGGCTGTGATAAG ATTCAAGGTACTGCGTTGGTGCTGGATGAGATCATAAACCATGTCCAGTCTTTACAACGTCAAGTGGAG aTGCTATCAATGAGACTTGCTGCAGTAAACCCCAGAGTAGACTTCAATCTCGACACCTTATTAGCCTCAGAA AATTGTTCTTTAATAGATGGGAGCTTTAATGGTACAGCAATGCAGCTAGCTTGGCCTCATCAAGTCACTGAGACTGAACAATCCTTTCATCACCGGCAACTGCAACTGCAACAACCACCACAACCGCAGCAATGGCCTTATGATGGCTTGAACCAGCCGGCTTGGGGAAGAGAAGATGATCAAGGTCATGGCAATGAACACAACAGTTTGATGGCTGTTTCTGAAAATTTGATGGTGGGTTCTGCTAGTTTGCACCCAAACCAGGTCAAAATGGAGCTGTGA